The following are encoded in a window of Nibricoccus aquaticus genomic DNA:
- the glgX gene encoding glycogen debranching protein GlgX, translating to MQISKIWKGHSYPLGATWRGDGVNFALFSENATGVELCLYDADNPSLEVTRVRLTERTDCVWHVFLPEVRPGQLYGYRVEGPYEPGKGHRFNPAKLLLDPYAKAISGKVEWRDEIFGYVIGHAEKDLSKDDRDTGALMPKSVVIDTAFTWDDDHRPRRPLHETVIYEVHVKGFSQLWEEVPEQLRGTYAGLGCPQAISYFKRLGVTAIEVLPVHHHITSKHLIDKGLVDYWGYNTIGFFAPESKYSSSGDLGGQVAEFKTMVKSLHKAGFEVILDVVYNHTVEGNHLGPTLSFRGIDNAAYYRLVHDDKRYYMDYTGTGNTLNIPHPRMLQLLMDSLRYWVTEMHVDGFRFDLAATLARELHEVSKLSSFFDVIHQDPIISQVKLIAEPWDVGEGGYQVGNFPALWAEWNGRYRDTLRGYWKGDSGLTRDFAYRLCGSSDLYESSSKTPSASINFVTSHDGYSLRDLVSFSEKHNQANGEDNKDGDNNNHAWNWGHEGLDAPEDILKVRRRLQRNFLATLFLSQGVPMLRGGDEYGATQQGNNNAYCQDNEISWLDWKRDEHAKKLFNYTSTLIQLRHEHPIFRQPSFFQGRDLRGEGVKDITWVNAAGVEMDDASWAAEFAKVLGVMLNGDSLVVRDFFGNPIKDDTFLMFFNAHHEDFAICLPGKPGVEWRLLLNTADEAGFLQEPTSCKAGQEFTMMARSLCLFEQSAGSDDEARQVVSRSENEKKTGPRKQR from the coding sequence ATGCAAATTTCGAAAATCTGGAAGGGGCACTCTTATCCGCTCGGCGCCACCTGGCGTGGAGATGGCGTTAACTTCGCGTTGTTTTCGGAGAATGCGACGGGCGTGGAGCTTTGCCTGTACGATGCGGATAATCCGTCCCTGGAAGTTACTCGCGTGCGGCTTACCGAGCGGACCGATTGCGTGTGGCATGTATTTCTACCCGAGGTGCGACCGGGACAGCTTTATGGCTATCGCGTCGAAGGACCGTATGAGCCGGGCAAGGGGCATCGGTTTAATCCTGCGAAGCTACTGCTCGATCCCTACGCGAAGGCGATCTCAGGGAAAGTGGAGTGGCGGGATGAAATTTTTGGCTACGTCATCGGCCATGCGGAGAAGGATCTGTCGAAGGATGATCGCGACACGGGCGCGCTGATGCCGAAGTCGGTCGTGATCGACACGGCGTTTACGTGGGATGACGACCACCGCCCGAGGCGGCCGCTTCACGAGACGGTGATTTATGAAGTACACGTGAAAGGGTTTTCCCAATTATGGGAGGAAGTCCCGGAGCAGTTGCGCGGTACGTACGCGGGCCTGGGGTGTCCGCAGGCGATCAGCTATTTCAAGAGGCTCGGCGTGACCGCGATCGAGGTGCTGCCGGTGCATCATCACATCACGAGCAAGCATCTCATCGACAAGGGACTCGTCGATTACTGGGGCTACAACACGATCGGCTTCTTCGCTCCGGAATCCAAATACAGCAGCAGCGGCGATCTCGGCGGGCAGGTGGCGGAGTTTAAGACGATGGTGAAAAGCCTGCACAAGGCGGGCTTCGAGGTGATTCTGGACGTCGTCTATAACCACACTGTCGAGGGCAATCATCTCGGGCCGACGCTCTCATTTCGCGGGATCGATAATGCTGCGTACTACCGCCTCGTTCATGACGACAAGCGGTACTACATGGATTACACGGGCACGGGAAACACGCTGAACATCCCGCACCCGCGCATGCTCCAGCTGCTCATGGACAGTCTGCGCTACTGGGTCACCGAGATGCATGTGGATGGGTTTCGTTTCGATCTGGCGGCTACACTCGCGCGTGAACTTCACGAAGTGAGCAAGCTGTCGTCGTTCTTCGACGTGATTCATCAAGACCCGATCATCTCTCAAGTGAAGCTGATCGCCGAACCGTGGGACGTCGGCGAGGGCGGTTATCAGGTGGGGAATTTCCCCGCGCTCTGGGCCGAGTGGAATGGGCGCTACCGGGATACGCTGCGCGGTTACTGGAAGGGCGATAGCGGATTAACGCGCGATTTCGCTTACCGGCTTTGCGGCAGTTCCGATCTTTACGAGAGCAGCAGCAAAACGCCTTCGGCCAGCATCAACTTCGTCACCTCGCACGACGGTTACTCGCTGCGTGATCTCGTTTCGTTCAGCGAAAAACACAATCAAGCCAACGGCGAAGACAACAAGGACGGGGACAACAACAACCATGCCTGGAACTGGGGGCATGAAGGCCTCGATGCACCGGAGGACATTTTGAAAGTCCGCCGCCGGCTCCAGCGCAACTTCCTCGCGACGCTGTTTCTTTCTCAGGGCGTGCCTATGCTGCGTGGAGGAGATGAATACGGGGCCACGCAGCAGGGAAACAACAACGCCTACTGCCAGGACAACGAGATCAGCTGGCTCGACTGGAAGCGCGACGAGCACGCGAAAAAGCTGTTCAACTACACGAGCACGTTGATCCAGCTGCGGCATGAGCACCCGATCTTTCGCCAGCCGAGCTTTTTCCAAGGACGCGATCTGCGGGGAGAGGGCGTGAAAGACATCACCTGGGTGAATGCCGCGGGCGTGGAGATGGACGATGCTTCGTGGGCAGCGGAGTTCGCGAAAGTTCTTGGCGTGATGCTCAATGGCGACTCGCTCGTGGTGCGGGATTTTTTCGGCAATCCGATCAAGGACGATACCTTCCTGATGTTCTTCAACGCGCACCATGAGGACTTCGCGATCTGTCTTCCGGGAAAGCCGGGCGTCGAGTGGCGGCTTCTTCTGAACACTGCGGATGAGGCGGGATTCTTGCAGGAGCCGACCTCATGCAAGGCGGGCCAGGAATTCACGATGATGGCGCGGTCGCTTTGTCTATTTGAACAGTCGGCCGGTTCAGACGATGAAGCGCGACAGGTGGTTTCCCGCTCGGAGAACGAAAAGAAGACTGGTCCGCGAAAGCAGCGGTAG
- a CDS encoding response regulator transcription factor, with translation MKSLETASPFLSSPSNTRQAANARRIFIVDDHPVTRAGISALLTQQGGYVVCGESESAPKAIELIPKLSPELAIIDISLKTTSGIELIKNLHSLAPDLKVLVLSMHDENLYAERALRAGARGYVMKDQAHETLITAVRRVLEGDLYLSEKMKERMLHRFVSNKSDELTFSIDSLSDREIEVLGHIGNGYSTRQIAAKLNLSVKTIDSYREHLKIKLRLAKGADLVRHAIQWVKSECLV, from the coding sequence ATGAAATCTCTCGAAACCGCTTCGCCCTTTCTCTCATCGCCTTCCAACACGCGGCAGGCAGCCAACGCCCGCCGGATTTTTATCGTGGACGATCATCCCGTCACCCGCGCCGGGATTTCCGCGCTGCTCACTCAACAAGGCGGCTACGTAGTCTGCGGAGAATCCGAGTCCGCCCCCAAAGCCATCGAACTGATCCCCAAGCTCAGCCCCGAACTCGCGATCATCGACATCTCCCTCAAGACCACCAGCGGCATCGAGCTCATCAAAAATCTCCACTCCCTCGCTCCCGATCTGAAGGTGCTCGTGCTCTCGATGCATGACGAAAACCTCTACGCCGAACGCGCCCTTCGCGCCGGCGCCCGCGGTTACGTCATGAAAGATCAAGCACACGAAACGCTCATCACCGCCGTCCGTCGCGTGCTCGAAGGCGATCTCTACCTCAGCGAAAAAATGAAAGAGCGCATGCTTCACCGTTTCGTGAGCAACAAGAGCGACGAGCTGACTTTCTCCATCGACAGCCTGAGTGACCGGGAAATCGAAGTCCTCGGCCACATCGGCAACGGCTACAGCACCCGGCAGATCGCCGCGAAACTCAACCTGAGCGTGAAGACCATCGATTCGTACCGCGAGCATCTGAAAATCAAACTGCGCCTTGCCAAAGGCGCCGACCTCGTTCGCCACGCCATTCAATGGGTGAAAAGCGAATGCCTAGTCTGA
- a CDS encoding XylR family transcriptional regulator — MKPQVLLVFLTRFEESTAMLKGIAQYERSHRPWAAFLDDEARAEHDPQWLRSKKWHGVISRHTTPALLQSCAELKIPLVDLNDTPLNPGVPKIRPDNTGIGHQGAEHFMERGFRNFGFCGFSTDAWACERRDGFVEALRLGGHGCEVFDVEYPGDLTPFWDAKQTTALAAWLRRLPKPAGIMACVDMRALQVIAAAQTAGLLVPEEISVIGANNDTIRCELAYPPLSSVAPNAFQSGYHAAETLALLMSGGKKDVVMDRRIEPLGVVTRQSSDILAIDDKNVAAALSYIREHACHGISVEEVLKHAYASRSQLEKKFRRHLGRSPQAEIRRVQVAKIRQLLFETDFPLKKIAELTGFEHVEYMCVVFKRITGEAPGSYRKKVQTKSGN; from the coding sequence ATGAAACCCCAAGTCCTGCTCGTTTTCCTCACGCGCTTCGAAGAAAGCACCGCGATGCTCAAGGGCATCGCGCAGTACGAACGATCGCACCGCCCCTGGGCAGCCTTCCTCGATGATGAGGCCCGCGCGGAGCATGATCCGCAGTGGCTGCGCAGCAAAAAATGGCACGGCGTCATCAGCCGCCACACTACGCCCGCGCTCTTGCAAAGTTGTGCCGAGCTGAAGATCCCGCTCGTTGATCTCAACGACACGCCGCTCAACCCCGGCGTCCCGAAAATCCGCCCGGACAACACCGGTATCGGCCATCAGGGCGCCGAGCATTTCATGGAGCGCGGCTTCCGAAACTTCGGTTTCTGCGGTTTCTCTACCGATGCCTGGGCCTGCGAACGCCGCGACGGTTTTGTGGAAGCGCTTCGTCTCGGTGGACATGGCTGTGAAGTATTCGATGTCGAATACCCGGGAGATCTCACACCGTTCTGGGATGCGAAGCAGACCACTGCGCTCGCTGCCTGGCTTCGCCGGCTTCCCAAGCCCGCCGGGATCATGGCCTGCGTTGATATGCGCGCGCTTCAAGTCATCGCCGCCGCGCAGACCGCAGGACTGCTTGTACCTGAAGAGATCTCCGTCATCGGCGCTAACAACGACACTATCCGCTGCGAGCTCGCTTACCCGCCGCTCTCCAGTGTCGCGCCGAATGCGTTTCAGTCCGGTTATCATGCGGCCGAAACGCTCGCGTTGCTCATGAGCGGAGGGAAGAAGGACGTCGTGATGGATCGTCGCATCGAGCCGCTCGGCGTCGTGACGCGCCAATCGAGCGACATCCTCGCGATTGACGACAAGAACGTGGCCGCTGCGCTCAGCTACATTCGCGAACACGCCTGCCACGGCATCAGCGTCGAGGAAGTGCTCAAACATGCGTACGCATCTCGCAGCCAGCTGGAGAAAAAATTCCGCCGACACTTGGGTCGTTCACCGCAGGCGGAGATCCGCCGCGTACAGGTAGCGAAAATCCGTCAGCTGCTCTTCGAGACCGATTTCCCTCTGAAGAAGATCGCCGAGCTCACCGGCTTCGAGCATGTGGAGTACATGTGCGTCGTCTTCAAGCGCATCACCGGCGAAGCCCCGGGAAGTTACCGCAAGAAAGTTCAGACGAAGAGTGGGAACTAA
- a CDS encoding TonB-dependent receptor plug domain-containing protein, with amino-acid sequence MKRPVARAGALSVTSALCLAFSPYLAAQTAPAAPAASTDTPAVEEETIILSPFTVEAAEDKDSYKASSTLAGTRVRTDLRDIASSISVVTSKFLQDTGATNQQSLLVFTTNTEVGGIQGNFGGLGGGNGLKENSALLKPNQNTRVRGLDSADNTRDYFQTDIPWDSYIVDRVDMQRGPNSILFGVGSPAGIVNTQTITPNMRKNEGKVENRIGSFGSVRYSLDVGHVLVKDQLAIRVAALDDDTKYRQDPAYNHDRRIFGVVRFDPKLFGDSAHTSIKANFEKGKVDANRPRTMAPIDQITPYFATSSSNPLDPTQPAINRQAYDAWQFQSTALTNGANGNANMGWIGGAAVWNPWMNATMARLGSADPVFWYNANSGAPFLVQQSNMSTRWALSNTGSIDGGIDGFPFAHQVSINGYNTYTKNAEIRANALGLTNPYPGAQKNYYKDKSLTDTSIFDFYNYLIDGPNKYEKEGWTSYNLDVSQTFFNGRLGFQAVWDKQSYDSKQAMNLSDTPFISIDNNLNLIDGPAAYGMSIPNPNVGRAYVGSSGHYGNNESFSERENFRLTGFAEVRASDYMEKSWLSDLLGRHVFNVVGSRDTKNAESRNFLRYATDANWALMNNETANISQGFRQVDWISYLSDNLSGRSSAAGAGISNINARQSPSGQTIVKYYDSHWKRPTNPADPGYVNPATPWRNPFYTNLANPPESYESENPANYVGWTNTAVNILNADNGDINQLYTDGTKLKTVIDSKGFTWQGYLWDGMVVPTYGYRTDKVKSYSANAPANSVTGVASMNYEILTAPSDVSEGTSRSWGVVVHTPKFIKKNLPWDSDISLTYNKSENFRAENRVDYQGNRIDNARGETEEYGVVLSTLDNRVSLKVVKYETTVKDANLSGDPQVSTLGSNTYWLYLAEAWGAASATANMIGLTGNDTSGGAWYWDWANQPVSNGGANTAYGAMPRDPAGASIDAAEIAASLAWINSMQPQSFYDAYGINVNVANLKSSAASGNWSAPYSSYIGGGWSPSSGPGGVQAAGAGKIRGMYPVGTIDNVSEGYELELTARPTNNWNVTFNASKTTASRTNLSKALSTFIESTHQRLAGPAGDLRTWWAGDTTGTFRNNYNNNVYAAYIFQLEQDGQSASEVRPWAFNVVTNYNFSRSFLKGVNVGGGYRWQDGAILGYRLTKAPTPTDPNNVKLDVNQPIYGDSEAHADLWIGYERQLSPKIKWRIQGNIRNVGEDVGLTPISVQPDGSPAAQRIQEGMTWQITNTFSF; translated from the coding sequence ATGAAACGCCCCGTCGCGCGGGCTGGCGCTTTGAGCGTCACTTCTGCGCTATGCCTTGCATTCTCGCCATACCTTGCGGCGCAGACTGCTCCGGCGGCTCCAGCCGCCTCTACCGATACCCCTGCTGTTGAAGAAGAGACGATCATCTTGTCTCCGTTCACTGTTGAAGCTGCGGAGGACAAAGACTCCTACAAAGCAAGCAGCACGCTTGCCGGTACCCGAGTGCGGACGGATCTCCGCGACATTGCATCTTCCATCAGTGTCGTTACGTCCAAGTTTCTTCAGGATACTGGAGCGACCAATCAACAAAGCCTGCTGGTCTTTACCACCAACACGGAAGTGGGCGGCATCCAAGGTAACTTCGGCGGTCTGGGCGGAGGCAACGGCCTTAAAGAAAACTCGGCTCTATTGAAACCGAATCAAAACACGCGTGTTCGCGGTTTGGACTCGGCTGACAACACCCGTGACTATTTCCAAACTGATATCCCGTGGGATTCTTACATCGTTGATCGAGTCGATATGCAGCGCGGCCCGAACTCGATTCTCTTCGGCGTGGGTAGTCCTGCTGGTATCGTGAACACGCAGACGATCACTCCCAATATGCGGAAGAACGAGGGGAAGGTCGAAAACCGTATCGGTAGTTTCGGCAGCGTCCGTTACTCTTTGGATGTCGGACATGTATTGGTGAAAGATCAGCTGGCGATCCGAGTCGCAGCGCTTGATGACGACACGAAGTACCGCCAAGATCCTGCGTACAATCACGACAGGCGCATCTTTGGCGTAGTCCGGTTCGACCCTAAGCTCTTCGGTGATTCGGCGCACACCTCCATCAAAGCCAATTTTGAAAAAGGAAAGGTGGATGCTAACCGCCCTCGCACAATGGCGCCGATCGATCAGATCACGCCGTATTTCGCGACGTCTTCTTCAAATCCATTGGATCCGACTCAGCCCGCGATCAATCGTCAGGCTTACGATGCGTGGCAGTTTCAATCAACTGCTCTAACAAATGGAGCAAACGGCAATGCGAACATGGGATGGATCGGTGGCGCTGCGGTTTGGAATCCTTGGATGAATGCGACCATGGCCCGTTTAGGCAGCGCTGATCCAGTATTCTGGTACAACGCCAACTCTGGGGCTCCGTTTTTGGTGCAACAATCCAACATGAGCACGCGCTGGGCGCTCAGCAATACCGGCAGCATTGATGGCGGTATAGATGGATTTCCCTTTGCTCATCAAGTGAGCATCAACGGATATAACACTTATACGAAAAATGCCGAAATACGGGCGAACGCCCTCGGCTTGACCAATCCGTATCCCGGTGCTCAAAAAAATTATTACAAGGATAAGAGCCTTACCGATACCTCGATCTTTGATTTCTACAACTACTTGATCGACGGTCCTAACAAGTACGAAAAAGAGGGTTGGACATCCTACAATTTGGATGTGTCACAGACTTTCTTCAATGGGCGTCTGGGCTTTCAGGCCGTTTGGGACAAGCAGTCCTACGATAGCAAGCAGGCCATGAATTTGTCCGACACGCCGTTCATCTCGATTGATAATAATCTCAATCTAATCGACGGCCCTGCAGCCTATGGGATGTCTATTCCGAATCCAAACGTAGGTCGTGCTTATGTCGGAAGTTCTGGCCACTATGGTAACAATGAGAGTTTCTCTGAGCGCGAAAATTTCCGCCTCACAGGATTCGCCGAAGTCCGCGCTTCTGATTACATGGAGAAATCCTGGCTGAGCGATCTTCTTGGCCGGCATGTCTTTAATGTCGTTGGTTCTCGTGATACCAAAAATGCTGAATCTCGCAATTTTCTGCGTTACGCTACGGATGCCAACTGGGCATTGATGAATAATGAAACCGCGAACATCTCCCAGGGCTTCCGCCAAGTTGATTGGATTTCTTACCTGAGCGATAATCTGAGCGGTCGCTCTTCAGCGGCCGGTGCGGGCATAAGCAACATCAACGCACGCCAATCGCCCAGCGGGCAGACCATCGTTAAGTACTACGATTCTCATTGGAAGCGTCCCACTAATCCAGCCGATCCAGGATATGTGAATCCAGCCACACCGTGGAGAAATCCCTTCTACACGAATTTGGCTAACCCACCTGAGTCCTATGAGTCTGAGAATCCAGCCAACTATGTCGGTTGGACCAATACTGCCGTAAATATTCTGAATGCAGACAATGGTGACATCAATCAGCTCTACACAGACGGCACCAAGCTGAAGACTGTAATCGATTCCAAAGGCTTTACGTGGCAGGGCTATCTCTGGGATGGAATGGTTGTCCCAACCTACGGCTATCGCACAGACAAAGTTAAGTCTTACAGCGCGAACGCGCCAGCCAACTCGGTTACTGGCGTGGCATCGATGAATTATGAGATCCTCACAGCCCCATCTGATGTGAGCGAAGGTACAAGCCGCAGTTGGGGTGTGGTTGTCCATACGCCCAAGTTCATCAAAAAAAACCTGCCATGGGACTCCGACATCAGTCTCACCTATAACAAATCGGAAAACTTCCGTGCCGAAAACCGCGTTGATTACCAAGGTAACCGTATTGATAATGCTCGTGGTGAAACCGAAGAGTACGGCGTCGTCTTGAGCACACTTGATAACCGTGTGTCGCTGAAGGTCGTCAAATACGAGACCACGGTTAAGGATGCCAATCTCTCGGGTGATCCCCAGGTTTCGACCTTGGGCAGCAATACCTACTGGCTCTATCTCGCAGAAGCGTGGGGTGCGGCTTCTGCCACGGCCAACATGATTGGTTTGACCGGTAACGATACCTCTGGCGGCGCATGGTATTGGGATTGGGCAAATCAACCCGTGAGCAATGGCGGCGCGAACACGGCCTATGGTGCGATGCCACGTGACCCTGCCGGTGCATCGATCGATGCTGCTGAAATCGCGGCATCACTCGCGTGGATCAATAGCATGCAGCCTCAGTCGTTCTACGATGCCTATGGTATCAATGTGAACGTCGCTAACCTAAAGTCATCAGCGGCCTCCGGTAATTGGAGCGCTCCCTATTCGAGTTACATTGGCGGTGGCTGGAGCCCTTCCAGCGGTCCAGGCGGCGTTCAAGCAGCGGGTGCAGGTAAGATCCGCGGCATGTATCCCGTCGGCACCATCGACAACGTTTCCGAGGGCTATGAACTCGAACTCACCGCTCGTCCCACCAACAACTGGAACGTGACCTTCAATGCATCGAAGACGACGGCCAGCCGTACGAATCTGAGCAAAGCCTTGTCGACATTCATCGAAAGCACGCATCAGCGCCTGGCTGGTCCTGCGGGCGATCTCCGCACGTGGTGGGCCGGTGACACCACCGGAACATTCCGGAATAACTACAATAACAACGTCTATGCTGCTTACATCTTCCAGCTTGAGCAGGATGGTCAGTCCGCATCTGAAGTTCGTCCATGGGCATTCAATGTGGTCACGAATTACAACTTCAGCCGCAGCTTCCTGAAGGGCGTGAATGTCGGTGGTGGTTATCGCTGGCAGGATGGTGCCATCCTTGGCTACCGCCTGACCAAGGCTCCTACGCCAACCGATCCCAACAACGTTAAACTAGATGTGAACCAGCCGATCTACGGAGACTCTGAAGCGCACGCCGATCTTTGGATTGGTTACGAGCGTCAGCTCAGCCCTAAGATCAAATGGCGCATCCAGGGTAACATTCGGAATGTTGGCGAAGATGTGGGACTGACCCCGATCAGTGTTCAGCCTGACGGTTCCCCGGCAGCTCAACGCATTCAGGAAGGTATGACTTGGCAGATCACCAATACGTTCTCCTTCTGA
- a CDS encoding cellulase family glycosylhydrolase, with protein sequence MSSVPRRLSFVLLILTAALAGLASRSLAAAAPVTFQFTLPEDARNPFSRDLWAEVITPSSRTLLLPVYFAGDATFAVRVRAEERGAYALGKVTERIEGNVQELRTNAFGYARQEVKDVQMRASVRIDPSDKQHFILSDGREYAPVGANLAWAPGGQLDFYRKAFADFQKHGLNWTRVWMCHWGGLNLDWLSDNAGKSPPPGILDLRVAAEWDRLLEHAEERGVYVQLVLQHHGQYTTGANPNWAQNPWNAANGGFLKTPGEFFTSPVARGITQLKYRYIVARWGYSPAILAWELFNEVHWVDALSKDNDVAAVAAWHSEMATYIRSLDVYGHLITTSTEELHSPIYAAMDYYQPHLYAPDMIASPQRFDVKPAQLDRPVFYGEVGEDHMRVSERVKKSGLLIVPPVWAGLMGDARYAAQPWLGAELIAAKRLGELGAVARFVAAINAKPRGPLVSFSPRIESARRQPLVLTPGQHWQRRPAAVINIPTDGRYTSDVAELPHFIVGAPDSVADGFPPKVTFRIEVPRDITARLVLADGGVKGAAARVSVDGLIVAEQRWETLALPPGEKAAKRPREIALPITAGKREIVIENTGGLDWVEFGSLDFGLTVPLVSAVGKRTDDFAALWLWRHDGVFAEKTPAPVKDATLILDDVAAGTWRITWWDSLKGIPAAPQTISHPGGVLRLTVPPISRHLALMLER encoded by the coding sequence ATGTCCTCCGTGCCGCGCCGCCTGTCTTTCGTCCTGCTGATCCTCACTGCCGCTCTCGCCGGGCTCGCTTCACGTTCGCTGGCGGCCGCCGCGCCGGTGACCTTTCAATTCACGCTGCCGGAGGATGCGCGTAATCCCTTCAGCCGCGATCTCTGGGCCGAGGTGATCACGCCGTCGAGCCGCACGCTTCTGTTGCCCGTTTATTTCGCGGGCGATGCAACATTTGCGGTGCGTGTACGTGCGGAGGAAAGAGGTGCATACGCTCTTGGGAAAGTGACTGAGCGGATCGAGGGGAATGTCCAAGAGCTGCGGACTAATGCGTTCGGCTACGCGAGGCAGGAGGTGAAAGATGTTCAGATGCGGGCCTCGGTGAGGATCGATCCTTCCGACAAGCAGCACTTTATCTTGTCCGATGGACGTGAATACGCGCCGGTCGGTGCCAATCTCGCCTGGGCACCGGGCGGGCAGCTGGATTTTTATCGGAAGGCGTTCGCTGATTTTCAAAAGCACGGCCTCAACTGGACGCGGGTGTGGATGTGTCATTGGGGCGGTCTTAATCTCGACTGGCTTTCGGATAATGCGGGCAAGTCGCCGCCTCCCGGCATTCTCGATCTGCGCGTGGCGGCGGAGTGGGACCGGCTGCTCGAGCACGCGGAAGAGCGCGGCGTGTACGTGCAGCTCGTGCTCCAGCACCACGGCCAGTACACGACGGGCGCGAATCCCAACTGGGCGCAGAATCCGTGGAATGCCGCCAATGGCGGTTTCCTGAAAACGCCCGGCGAGTTTTTCACGTCGCCAGTCGCGCGCGGGATCACGCAGCTCAAGTACCGCTACATCGTCGCCCGCTGGGGCTACTCACCGGCGATTCTGGCGTGGGAACTTTTTAATGAAGTTCACTGGGTTGACGCGCTGTCCAAAGACAACGACGTCGCGGCTGTCGCCGCGTGGCACTCCGAGATGGCGACGTACATCCGCTCTCTCGATGTCTATGGGCACTTGATCACGACGAGCACGGAGGAGCTGCACAGCCCGATCTATGCGGCGATGGATTATTACCAGCCGCACCTCTATGCGCCCGACATGATTGCGTCGCCGCAGCGTTTCGATGTGAAGCCCGCTCAACTGGACCGGCCGGTGTTTTATGGGGAGGTGGGCGAGGATCACATGCGTGTGTCTGAACGCGTGAAAAAATCCGGGCTGCTCATCGTGCCGCCGGTCTGGGCGGGGCTGATGGGCGATGCGCGCTACGCGGCGCAGCCGTGGCTGGGCGCCGAGTTGATCGCGGCGAAACGCCTCGGCGAACTCGGGGCGGTTGCGCGGTTTGTCGCCGCGATAAATGCGAAGCCGCGCGGCCCGCTCGTGAGTTTTTCACCGAGGATCGAGAGTGCGCGTCGGCAGCCGCTCGTACTCACGCCGGGGCAGCACTGGCAGCGTCGCCCGGCGGCGGTGATCAACATTCCGACGGATGGTCGCTACACTTCGGATGTCGCGGAACTGCCACATTTCATCGTCGGTGCCCCGGACAGTGTCGCGGATGGGTTTCCGCCGAAGGTGACGTTTCGGATCGAAGTGCCGCGCGATATCACTGCCCGGCTCGTGTTGGCCGATGGCGGCGTGAAGGGCGCGGCGGCGCGGGTGAGCGTCGATGGCTTGATCGTCGCGGAGCAACGTTGGGAAACGCTCGCGCTTCCGCCCGGGGAAAAAGCGGCGAAGCGTCCGCGAGAAATCGCTTTGCCGATCACCGCTGGCAAGCGCGAGATCGTCATCGAAAATACCGGCGGTCTCGACTGGGTGGAGTTTGGATCACTCGATTTCGGCCTAACCGTACCGCTGGTCTCGGCAGTGGGAAAACGCACGGATGATTTCGCCGCGCTCTGGCTTTGGAGACACGACGGAGTCTTTGCGGAGAAGACTCCCGCGCCGGTGAAGGATGCCACGCTGATTCTTGACGACGTGGCCGCCGGGACTTGGCGAATCACGTGGTGGGATTCGCTCAAGGGGATTCCTGCCGCGCCGCAGACGATCTCGCATCCGGGCGGTGTGTTGCGCCTGACCGTGCCGCCGATCTCGCGGCACTTGGCGCTCATGCTAGAGCGCTGA